Genomic window (Cryptococcus neoformans var. grubii H99 chromosome 9, complete sequence):
CGCCTAATCAATCAACATTCTGTTCGTACCGTTGAAAACTTACGGGTAGCGCGCTGGTTACGGATCCTGTTACTTCAGGGCTTTGAGCGAACGATGTTGTTGCCTTGTAAGGTGGTACGTAAGACGAAGCTGCCACATCTGCTGAGATGGAGCCGGTGACTGTCATTATATTAACTTATAGATGTTATGTACAGGAAGAGTACCAGCCGCTGGCATTCGGCCAGCGAAGTGCGATGTTATATCTAGCGCTGATAGCTGCACGCTTGACAAGGCGGAATGTGTCAGGTACAGActtttgtttctttttttttcggcAAGGACGGGGGATAGGAGGGCCGGTGGTAAatcggaagaggaggcgaGGGGAGGTAGTAGAGAGAATAGAGATCTGTACAGTTAGTAGGAATGATTCTACTGTACGCGTATATTGGAAATGGAAAAAAACGCCTCAGACATGTTTCCCTGTTTCCAGTTTCCTGGACATGCATCCCTGAAAATCCTCTCTTCGCCTCCGACAGTCTCACGCCGGCATCCCCCATCCGCAGAAGATAGTAACCAACGCGTCAAGATCGCTCAATGGCTGCGTCGTCAACACGTCAGGACACCCACGCATGCATACTTTTAAGACCGAAAACCATCTGATGCATGCTGAGAGAAATACTTTGTGCGCGCCAGCTCATcgcaagagaaagagaaggaagcaaaCAAGCGTGACCAATCTTAATTGCTGCACCGCCATCAACGAAGATCTCGTCGTAAGCCAAGAACAAATTAGTCCCGTGCCTGCGGCCTTCACTACCAAAGAGATCATCGCGGACATTTTtatcaacaacagcaacaaccaGCAGTCAGCGGTAAGTGTACTCCACTTTTTGTGTACTTAAACTGAGCTTGCTTACCTTTATCTCGCCAGGACGCTATACAGCCACACAGCAGATAACATAGACTGACTTGCGTTGACAGGGACAGAGTCAGGAGACGTCATATCTTGTTTTTTTATGAGCCTCCGTCGGTGCTACTATACCAGTACATAAATAGTCGTGGCCTGTCTAACGAAATCGGTCTGTACGTGTACTGACAGAAGACACGATCTTTCATCCTTGGAAACTAATCGCCTTTTTGCGGGAACAGCTGCATACCGACCACCATTGTATCAATTCATTTCCTCACTGATGTCTGATGATCGCCGCAATGGAGTTCCGACTCGTCGATACTTGGCTTTTGGCAACAATCTCTGTCGACAACTAGATTACCGTGGATCTCTTGTCCTCAAGGAGCCAAAAGACATTACGGACCGTCTACAAGACTGGCAAGAGATTGTCTGGCACTCCTATGCATGCACCATAGCTCAAAGTAAGATATACGAGTTACAGAGTCTCTATTTGTACTGATCTGCAAAAGATTCGGCCAGAGAATGGTATGGATGGGGACTGGACCCATTGGTATCCAGAGATGAGCCTAAAAAGCTACAGTTCGATGGGAAACAATACACTCGAATCATTGGGTATGCCAGACCCCTGGCTTTCCTGCAAGCAGACGGTCACCTTATCAATCAGGAGGGACAAAAATCGGTCAAGGTTTGGGATGATGTCGTGGTTACGGAATTAGGTGCCACGTATGGGTATAGATGTGGGTGATATAAGACCTTGATAGGCCATCACCGAAATGCCGCTAACATATCAATAGGGCAAGATGGTGTTTATTACTTTGAGTCTCTGCAAAACTTGCTGGACCACGAGAACCCTTTTGGCCCCCTTGAacattctcttcttcatcaaaaaGCTCCTCTCAAACTCTTTGCTGCCGAATCACAAGTGTACATCCTTGCTCAAGGGACAATGTCACACCTTTTCGAGGTGATAGACGCTCGCGCTCTTCCCCCTGGCCTTCGCCAGACTTGTAAAGAACCAATCACAGTCAAGCTCGTAGAAGATTTTGAAGGACTGGGAGTGACGAAGCTCGTGACCGGATCGGCCAACCGCTTTTTAGCGTTGACTGAAGGTGGTGATGCGTATCTTTTAGCGTACAACTCTGATCCAGAAATGATCAAAGTCCccaacgaagaagaagtgcgGTTGGCTGGGGTAGGCCCAGATTTTGTGATAGTCGTCACAGAGAGCAATATATACGTTCAAGGATCCAGTAAGTCAAATATCTCTGAGCGAAGCTGACGGGAAGATTCGTTTGGACAGCTGGGATTGCTTGGAGATGATCGGCCAGAGTTCATAAAGCTAGATATAGGGGAATTTAAGGCTGAACAGGTTGAAGACATCTATACATCACGATGGTCTACAATATTATGCATCAGAGGATGAATATTAAGCGAGGTATATCCCTCTTCCGTTCTTTACACCATTCACAATCGCCTCACAACCCTTGTCAAAGGCCTCGgtcatcccttcctccccctctcctGGTCTGATCACATGTAAATCCCTCCCCTTGGGCCCCCATTCCTGCTTCAGCTCTCCACCCGCAGGATCTTTAAATACATGCGCATGTGCCTTGAGATACCCTGGCCAAACAATCTTGTCGAAATATTCAGGCGGGTCAATCCAGACACCTCCTTCTGCAGCATCGTCAGGATCTAGCTGACATTAGTCGCTTCTTCCGCCAGGCAGGAACTAGCTCACGTTGAAGGACGTAGACTTGACGTTCCTCTCTTCGGTCTTTCAGGACATCGTAGGGGACGCGAAGGAAGATGCGGATATCCAGCATATCCACAACATCCTGGTTGGTAAGCACATGATCATTTCATATCCATCACTTACCTTGTCGTAATATAACACAAAACCATCCACAATGACCCAAATCAACTCCACACCTTGCTCTCTCTGCTGCTTGGTCAATTCCTCAAACCCCCGCTGCCATCTCTCAAAGACCTGCTCATCCACTTCAATCTTATTCTCCTTATTGAGATGATCGTGTGTATCATGATCTCCTACACGACCCGTTTCGCGCACTTGCCGAAGCAAAGTGCGGAATTCAGACCACAAGATGCAAGTGTCGGGATCATCCCAATCTTGAAGATCTGGATATTGTTTCGAATATGGAACTTTCTCTGCCGGCTAACACATATCATCAGTCAGAGTTGCAATGAAACTGTGACCCACGGGACAGAGGTCGTCCTGATGGATTATAGCAGCGTCTGTGGGTAGCGCTCGGCGGATGTGCTTGGCAAGCAAGGTCTTGCCAGAACAGCTTGCTCCTCTACTTTGTGTCAGGTCGCGACTGATTTGAAGAGCATGGTACTTACCCGATACCTATTACTACCACTTTATACTTTAGGTTGGAGACCATATCCACAAACTCAATATGTTAATGTCAAGAGAGTCTTGAAGGAAGCCTCAGTGGTTAGATGTTAACAACAACAGACGCGGATCTTTGCCGGTTAACGAGTCATTCGCTCAGTCTACAAAcgtcttttttcctctatTTTTCATCAAGCACAGAGGCTCTGTAATGGTCTGCATCCCCTTCCCAGTGCACCTATGCATATGCCGCTCTTGTAGGTGCTCCTGTGAGAACGACATCGCTTCATATCCTCGCTCCCCTTTAACTTCTCTgttcttctgcttctgcgTTTATAAAACTGACGACGTCATGACATTATGACGAGACGCTTGCTCTATGGACCTGGCTCGTATACGTATTACCTCTATCTAATCTACATCTCAGCTATTCTCACAGCATCAACAGTGGAAACAATGCTGCCCATAGAAGAGATACTTATCACTGCTCTTAAAGAGCACGATTACCGTGACAGTAAGCTTCATTTCTCTTGATATCTCAAATCTGCGTGTTCATGTTCCTTTGCAACTTTAGATAACCCCGTTAACGTTGACGAACACATTCAACGAATAAAAAGGCAGCTAGACGACCCATCATCCGTATGTAACACTCTTTTCCCCTACTCTATCCCGTCACTTATACCTCACAGATCCGCCCGTACTCCAACTCATCTACTCCTCTATCAGTCGTATCTTTCAAATGTCTTCTTCAGGATACCGGATATCCCATGGAGGTGTACCTTCCCGGGAATGTCCAAACTTCAGATAATGTAGATTGGAGTAAGCTGAAAGAAAGATGGGTCGGCTGGGGTGTTGAGTGAGTCTCTCCCCCTACCTCTGACGGTTGTTTGGCATGTAATTGACTTTTGTCCAAAGGGTCCCTGGGGAACAGACTTGGGTAAAGGGAAAGACGGACCTCGCTGATGGTTTGCAAGAGCTTTCCATAGAGCCTCATCTACTTCCTTCATCTGTTCACACAAAGTATCCTCTTCCAGAGCAAAAAGGCGAATATGTCGGAGCCTTATTAAAGGTACATCTATTCCCACTTGCTCGAGTGACACAGGCTCACCTTTTTGTGTAGGTCTACGATGATGCTTCTTTCAGACCCGCATCGACACACGAATTCATCGGGCTATTATCTACTTCGCCCATGCCCTCGAATGAGCCCGAAGAAGCTGATATAGTGCCCACCATCCACGTTCTCTCTCAACGCCAGGATACGGCTGCTCATGAAGTCACACCgcgagatgaagaaacCCGCGAAGAATTGCTCGACTACCTGGCAACCGCTTTCAATCCGCCAGACAGGACTGCGGCTGAATACCttttgctccttctcctctcctccccgaCCGCTCGCCCTGCCTCTCTCCCCGTGCTCGGTACGCTTTCTCTCAACTTCAGGCGTCAAGCCGCATCCACAACCTCTGCCTTCAACGCGGTGATTTCCTCGATCTCTCCCCGTGTCGTACCCCTTCCACTCACCATCCCCCTTTTACACACCCACCCGTTCTCCCCTATTATGACAGATGCCACTGGTCTCAATGCCGGGCTTTTGCAGCTTGGTGACGGGAcggtgttggtggtggaagaagatgcgaTGGGAGACGGTGGTGCGCTTAGTGAAAAGGCGCTTGGCAACTTGAAAGCTCTAGTAAACTGCGTCAAGGACCAGAAAGTCAAGTATGATTACCCTTATATGGACGGGCTCAAGATGGATTGTGCTGTCCGAGTGGCTGTGCTCAGCCAAGGCAAGAGTTTGCTCCCTGTAAGTCTCATTGTTTTCAATGAGGGGTCTCGCGGAGCGCTACTGAGATAAAAGCATCTATAGGTTGACGTAGATATTCCTCTTCGGGAAGACGGCACGGCGCCCACCAAACCTCCTGCGCTTGAAGCCTTCCGCTCATACCTTGCACGATATTCTTCACCAGCCCACGCTTCACGGCTAGTCATCCCCGACGAGACTTCCCAGCTCATACAGGACCATTTTGTCCAAGAACGCAAGTCTAACGCTGCTgatgcagaagaagctttGAAAAGGCGAATGAAAGTTGCCAGGATCGTCGCCTTATCTTACCCACACGCGACACTGAACAAGGATGTTTGGGAAAGAACCGTCAGATTAGATCAAGAAGTAGTCAAACGTCACAAAATGTCATGAAATGAATACACTATTTAATTGTCTTTTAAAAGCCCTTCTTACGCGTCTATAAGATTCTCCTCCTTATTCTCTTCGGGTTGTTCAGCACCAGTTCCCTTGGGCCTACGCGCATAGAATTCGGCGAGAATCTGAAACACAAAATGAGCATAATCCATTTTTTCAGCACACTCCTAGCACGTACCTTGGGGCTGATTCGGTTAAGAGACTCCTTGGGGAAAATCCTCAAAAGCTCCCAAGCAATGTCAAGAGATTCAAAGATGGTTCGAGCCTCATAAGCACCCTGGCCGACAAACTCTTTTTCGAACCTATCCAAAAACTCGAGGGCGAGCTTATCGTCGGCGGACAAGGCTTCTTCACCAACGACAGCCTTCATGGAAGCTGCGTCCTTACCAACGGCATATTTGGCATACTGCACCACAACGCCATCAGCTGAATGTCTCATATTCAAAGGggtgagatgatgatgaaaagacGCACAAGCTGGTTAGATACATCACCGTGGTCCTTGCGGGTAAGCTTCTCGCCGATAGcgctcttcatcaaacgaGATAATGAAGGAAGGACGTTGATAGGGGGGTAGATTTGACGGTTGGAAAGTTGACGGTCGACAAAGATTTGACCTTCCGTAATATAACCAGTCAAATCGGGGATAGGGTGGGTAATATCTacaaaaagaacaaaagtcAGTCTACGAACTGGTATGAAGGGATCAGGCGCAGCTTACCGTCATTAGGCATGGTCAAGATGGGAACCTGAGTGATGGAACCGTTTCTTCCCTCAACTCGACCGGCACGCTCGTAGAGGGTGGCCAAATCGGTATAAAGGTAACCAGGATAACCTCGTCGACCTGGTACTTCCTCTCGGGCGGCAGAAACTTCTCGAAGAGCATCAGCATAACTCGACATGTCGGTCATGACGACCAACACGTGCTTCTCAAGCTGATAAGCAAAGTACTCGGCAGTCGTGAGAGCGAGACGAGGGGTGATGATACGTTCGATAGTAGGGTCGGAAGCGAGGTTGACAAATAGGGTAGAGTTGGAAATACTTCCACTTTCCTCAAAGTCTTGCTTGAAGAATCGGGCGGTTTCCATATTAACACCCATGGCAGCGAAGACGATGGAGAAGTTGTCCTCATGGCCGTCGTGGACGCCCTTGGTGGCACCGGGACGTTTGACGAGACCGGCTTGTCGACAGATCTGGGCGGCAATCTGTTTTTGGTCATAAGTAACAGTTCGACCATGATGGTAGTAATAGACTCACTTCATTGTGGGGAAGACCGGCggcagagaagatgggaatcTTCTGTCCACGAGCGATAGAGTTCTACACGATTAAGATGTGAGCTTGGTATTCCCCAGGTTAGCATAGTTTCAAATCTTACCATAGTATCAATGGTAGAGATACCAGTCTGGATCATCTCCTCGGGGTAGATACGAGAATAAGGGTTGATAGGAGAACCTGAACCGGGCAATAAGCTACGTCCATTCTTCTCAAAGACTACTCACCGTTGATGTCGAGATAATCTTCGGCAAAGACCTTTGGTCCATTATCGATAGGGTTACCGCTACCGTTGAACACTCGCCCAAGCATATCCTCAGAGACAGCCAGCTTCATGGAAGATCCGGAAAAGGAGATTCGAGTCGCCTTGGTGTCTACACCAGAAGTCCCTTCGAACACCTGATTGGTGAGCTATGCTCACGGGGATATGCAACGCACCTGGACGACAGCCTTCTTTCCGCTAACTTCAAGCACTTGACCACCTCGTGTAGTTCCATCCGGGAGAGTGAGCTGAACAATTTCGTTGTAGGAAGGGAACTGCACGGGTTAGCATTGCCCGAACCGTGCGATAACTCACCGAGACATTGTCGAGAACGACCAGTGGACTATTCTGTTAGCTGCGTCCAGCATGATGCAGGCTTACCCATTGACGGCAGAGACGGTGCGGTAGTCTGATTGTCAGCGTGATCGTGATATGGTTTGACCTACCCATTCGTGGCTCGATGGCATACTCGCGGACAGCTGCTGCCTGAGCGGGTGTGAGTGATACGGAGAGTGTGTGCAGTGGCTATGGGTGTGCTTACTGCGTTGATTTGTGCGAGCTGGCTGTCTGAGATGCGTGAGTCGTGTACCATGGTGGATGGTGGAATGTGGATGTCGTGGAAACAAGAGAGTCTGGATAAAGGAGCATCTTCCCCGCTATCGCTGTTCATCGGGGCATGATGATGCCCATGTCGCATTACGTAAAGTACGATGTGTACAACTCAATCCCACTACGCTGGAAATGGCTATGCATAGCCTTTCCAccacagcagcagccatGCCACCACACCTCGCCAGAACATGGACATGCGAAGAGCTCCTCAGAGGACACGCAACGAAGAAATACGCGCTCATCATCGTAAACCAGCCCATCCGTAAAGACGTTCTTCAGCGAGCATGGCAAGCTGTAGACATCAAACTCTGTGCAGACGGAGGAGCGAACAGGCTCTTTGACGTGGATCACGAGAACCAGTTTGTCGCTCTGTCACTAGAAGTTCCATATGCGTCTTATGCTGATACTCGTCAAACAAGATATCTTCCCGACCTTATCAAAGGCGACCTCGACTCCCTCCGTCCCGACGTTCAAGCCCACTACGCCTCCCTCAAAGTACCAATCAAAAAAGACATGGACGAGTATTCTACCGATCTCATGAAATGTATCCAAGAAGTACCTGAAGACTATGCCCTCGTCCTACTCGGCGGATTGAGTGGACGGGTGGACCAAACTGTTCATACAATGTCCATGCTGCATaagatggaaagggaaatTTATGTTTTGGATAAAGAGTCCATGGCTTGGGTGTTGAGGCCTGTGAGTAAATTTATCTAACATGTAGTTATGAAAGGGCGGAATCCCGGTTGAGCTATTTGCTGTATTTGAATTTATGTGTGGTTGACCCTGATGTTGGAAAAGGGTCAACACGAAATCCATATTGATCACAGCACCATGGGTCAGACGTGCGGGATCTTGCCAGTGGGCATAGATAGTGCTCACGTCAAGACCAGAGGTCTTAAATGGGATGTCGGTGAGTTGACCCTCCATACACCCCTTTCACTCTCTCCTGAATCTACTCAATTTGCTGACTGGGGACGCTTGATAGACTGGGATACGTCTTTAGAAGGCAACTTGTCTACTTCAAACCATTTACTCCCGGAAGAACCAGTAGTATGGATTGAGACCTCAAAGCCTATCCTCTGGACAGTTGAGATAAGACATATAgaataaaaaaaaactgGATCAGATACGATAGTAGTAAAAGTATAATACTTCACCTTCAATCTTGGCCATGTACTTACTCCACATTGTGATTACTGTAACAACGACTTCTCCAGTCCGCATGCTTCGCTTGCCCACACTTTGTAGAGAATGTTACAGTCTGCATACCACTCGGAAACCCTAACGAAACGCACTCATCCAGTCATGACAACCAGTAGAAGAAATATAAGGTGGATAGGATGGATAAGAATGGGGATGGTCTAGCAGGTTTGAATTTAaacgagggaagaagaaaagaaaggtaGGAAGTCGAGGGGAAAAAC
Coding sequences:
- a CDS encoding nicotinamide riboside kinase; the encoded protein is MVSNLKYKVVVIGIGGASCSGKTLLAKHIRRALPTDAAIIHQDDLCPPAEKVPYSKQYPDLQDWDDPDTCILWSEFRTLLRQVRETGRVGDHDTHDHLNKENKIEVDEQVFERWQRGFEELTKQQREQGVELIWVIVDGFVLYYDKDVVDMLDIRIFLRVPYDVLKDRREERQVYVLQHPDDAAEGGVWIDPPEYFDKIVWPGYLKAHAHVFKDPAGGELKQEWGPKGRDLHVIRPGEGEEGMTEAFDKGCEAIVNGVKNGRGIYLA
- a CDS encoding thiamine pyrophosphokinase; its protein translation is MPPHLARTWTCEELLRGHATKKYALIIVNQPIRKDVLQRAWQAVDIKLCADGGANRLFDVDHENQYLPDLIKGDLDSLRPDVQAHYASLKVPIKKDMDEYSTDLMKCIQEVPEDYALVLLGGLSGRVDQTVHTMSMLHKMEREIYVLDKESMAWVLRPGQHEIHIDHSTMGQTCGILPVGIDSAHVKTRGLKWDVDWDTSLEGNLSTSNHLLPEEPVVWIETSKPILWTVEIRHIE
- a CDS encoding nicotinamide riboside kinase, variant, which encodes MVSNLKYKVVVIGIGGASCSGKTLLAKHIRRALPTDAAIIHQDDLCPPAEKVPYSKQYPDLQDWDDPDTCILWSEFRTLLRQVRETGRVGDHDTHDHLNKENKIEVDEQVFERWQRGFEELTKQQREQGVELIWVIVDGFVLYYDKDVVDMLDIRIFLRVPYDVLKDRREERQVYVLQQGGVWIDPPEYFDKIVWPGYLKAHAHVFKDPAGGELKQEWGPKGRDLHVIRPGEGEEGMTEAFDKGCEAIVNGVKNGRGIYLA
- a CDS encoding V-type proton ATPase subunit B translates to MVHDSRISDSQLAQINAAAAVREYAIEPRMDYRTVSAVNGPLVVLDNVSFPSYNEIVQLTLPDGTTRGGQVLEVSGKKAVVQVFEGTSGVDTKATRISFSGSSMKLAVSEDMLGRVFNGSGNPIDNGPKVFAEDYLDINGSPINPYSRIYPEEMIQTGISTIDTMNSIARGQKIPIFSAAGLPHNEIAAQICRQAGLVKRPGATKGVHDGHEDNFSIVFAAMGVNMETARFFKQDFEESGSISNSTLFVNLASDPTIERIITPRLALTTAEYFAYQLEKHVLVVMTDMSSYADALREVSAAREEVPGRRGYPGYLYTDLATLYERAGRVEGRNGSITQVPILTMPNDDITHPIPDLTGYITEGQIFVDRQLSNRQIYPPINVLPSLSRLMKSAIGEKLTRKDHGDVSNQLYAKYAVGKDAASMKAVVGEEALSADDKLALEFLDRFEKEFVGQGAYEARTIFESLDIAWELLRIFPKESLNRISPKILAEFYARRPKGTGAEQPEENKEENLIDA
- a CDS encoding thiamine pyrophosphokinase, variant, which produces MPPHLARTWTCEELLRGHATKKYALIIVNQPIRKDVLQRAWQAVDIKLCADGGANRLFDVDHENQYLPDLIKGDLDSLRPDVQAHYASLKVPIKKDMDEYSTDLMKCIQEVPEDYALVLLGGLSGRVDQTVHTMSMLHKMEREIYVLDKESMAWVLRPVSKFI